From Ignisphaera aggregans DSM 17230, the proteins below share one genomic window:
- a CDS encoding hypothetical protein (KEGG: siy:YG5714_2145 alcohol dehydrogenase GroES domain protein): protein MYRRLVTSYCGIPRIEEYRAVIIRKSQILINITHTLYSIADDALSRCWIVSTGFKRVLGSIGIGKIVEKSFDINDLEIGSRALLFPINRGAPIDIDGAAQEMYTADYDIVKLANMKIYTDVEALLIGSLSIDRNILDLVRGARTLIVGRDPSILSFIYYASLYSSSISIIPKYTYAINNVKLSHESLFSRDKTFDVVVLALHDQYVIDLVLNNFGINSSIIILYPSIVNTIGSSLRGLMKNITIVPMRFGDLRIGEEVYNSIKNDLKINVIDIEKFSIKSMGVPIILRFK, encoded by the coding sequence ATGTATAGACGTCTAGTTACAAGCTACTGTGGTATCCCTAGGATTGAGGAGTATAGAGCTGTTATAATTAGAAAATCACAGATTCTTATAAATATAACTCATACACTATACTCAATAGCTGATGATGCATTGAGTAGATGTTGGATAGTTTCAACAGGTTTTAAGAGGGTTCTAGGATCTATAGGCATTGGAAAAATAGTTGAGAAGAGCTTTGATATAAATGATCTAGAGATTGGATCGAGAGCACTACTGTTCCCTATAAACCGTGGAGCTCCTATAGATATAGATGGTGCTGCACAGGAGATGTATACAGCTGATTATGATATAGTTAAGTTAGCTAATATGAAGATATATACAGATGTTGAGGCGCTTTTAATAGGTTCTCTATCTATAGATAGAAATATTCTAGATCTTGTTAGAGGTGCTAGAACTCTTATTGTTGGAAGAGACCCCTCCATATTATCATTTATATACTATGCATCTCTCTACTCCTCTAGTATTTCAATAATTCCTAAGTATACATATGCTATAAATAATGTGAAACTCTCTCACGAATCTCTATTTAGTAGAGATAAGACATTCGATGTAGTTGTATTAGCACTACATGACCAATATGTAATAGATCTTGTATTAAATAACTTTGGAATAAACAGTTCTATCATAATATTATATCCATCAATAGTAAATACCATAGGAAGCTCCCTTAGAGGACTTATGAAAAACATTACTATAGTTCCTATGAGATTTGGTGATCTTAGAATAGGTGAAGAGGTATATAACAGCATTAAGAATGATTTAAAGATTAATGTTATAGATATAGAGAAATTCTCTATAAAATCTATGGGTGTACCAATTATATTAAGATTTAAGTAA
- a CDS encoding conserved hypothetical protein (KEGG: smr:Smar_1342 hypothetical protein~SPTR: A3DP73 Putative uncharacterized protein), with protein sequence MLFGSGKIVKDYRLLNRYFELLDKRNIDKSNLMPTSSDIETVVSMAMEGSINLLQMINMLANRLKLKIYGDIAKEAFRDVYGIEVDESIAIDRIAMDMAGWVIEIAEALGLIRIVGSLPKE encoded by the coding sequence ATGTTATTTGGTAGTGGAAAAATAGTTAAAGACTATAGACTCCTAAATAGATATTTCGAGTTGTTAGACAAGAGGAACATAGATAAATCAAATCTAATGCCAACATCAAGCGATATAGAGACCGTGGTTAGTATGGCTATGGAGGGCTCTATAAATCTCTTACAGATGATAAATATGTTAGCAAATAGGCTAAAACTTAAAATCTATGGTGATATAGCTAAAGAAGCTTTTAGAGATGTCTATGGTATAGAGGTTGATGAATCTATAGCAATAGATAGAATTGCTATGGATATGGCTGGATGGGTTATAGAGATTGCAGAGGCACTAGGGTTGATAAGAATTGTTGGTAGTCTACCTAAGGAATAG
- a CDS encoding (SSU ribosomal protein S18P)-alanine acetyltransferase (COGs: COG0456 Acetyltransferase~InterPro IPR000182:IPR006464~KEGG: hbu:Hbut_0984 acetyltransferase~PFAM: GCN5-related N-acetyltransferase~SPTR: A2BLH0 Predicted Acetyltransferase~TIGRFAM: ribosomal-protein-alanine acetyltransferase~PFAM: Acetyltransferase (GNAT) family~TIGRFAM: ribosomal-protein-alanine acetyltransferase), with translation MDVVTERIRIRPASMDDLDSVIAINIECLPEHYLKSFWIEHIEKWNDLFYVAEVNNEIVGYALARVENGSPITKNMFSKVGHVVSIAVREKYRRKGIATMLMSALIYTLKTIYGAEEVYLEVRVSNEPAIRLYQKLGFVIAKRIEQYYLDGEDAYLMIKKL, from the coding sequence ATGGATGTAGTTACAGAGAGGATAAGGATTAGACCAGCTTCAATGGATGATTTAGATAGTGTTATAGCTATAAATATAGAGTGTCTACCTGAACACTATCTAAAGTCCTTTTGGATTGAACATATTGAAAAATGGAATGATCTTTTCTATGTAGCTGAAGTTAATAATGAGATTGTTGGATATGCTCTTGCAAGAGTTGAAAATGGCTCGCCAATTACGAAAAACATGTTTTCAAAAGTTGGACATGTAGTAAGTATAGCTGTTAGAGAGAAGTATAGGAGGAAGGGAATAGCTACAATGCTTATGAGTGCTCTTATCTATACTCTAAAGACAATATATGGTGCAGAAGAGGTCTATCTAGAGGTTAGGGTATCAAATGAACCAGCAATTAGGTTGTATCAAAAACTAGGTTTTGTTATAGCTAAGAGGATAGAACAATATTATCTAGATGGTGAGGATGCATATCTGATGATTAAAAAGCTTTAG